The Flavobacterium piscisymbiosum genome includes a region encoding these proteins:
- a CDS encoding anaerobic ribonucleoside-triphosphate reductase activating protein, with protein MKQNVSAPIYSITPFTLLDYPHQSACIFWFAGCNMRCLYCYNPEIVYGKGRITFDKALQFLKSRVNLLDAVVFSGGECLLHKKAVSFIKEVKKMGFLIKIDTNGSRPDILEELIQKELINYVALDFKAMPAKFAKITQSKLFIPFAKSLLLLLHHTVPFEVRTTVHSDLLNKRDIQEMVFFLENLGYSGNYYIQHFINGSSTIEKLGHSFKELENQNIGTEKIKIHFRG; from the coding sequence CTTTATTAGATTATCCGCACCAATCAGCTTGCATTTTTTGGTTTGCAGGCTGTAATATGCGGTGTTTGTATTGCTATAATCCAGAAATTGTATACGGAAAAGGACGTATTACTTTTGATAAAGCACTTCAATTCCTCAAAAGCAGGGTTAATCTATTGGACGCCGTAGTTTTTAGCGGAGGTGAATGTCTGTTACATAAAAAGGCTGTTTCGTTTATTAAAGAAGTCAAAAAAATGGGTTTTTTGATCAAAATTGACACCAATGGATCACGGCCGGACATATTGGAAGAACTGATTCAAAAAGAACTCATTAATTATGTAGCACTTGATTTTAAAGCAATGCCTGCGAAATTTGCAAAGATAACCCAATCAAAACTTTTCATTCCCTTTGCAAAATCATTACTTTTATTGCTTCATCATACAGTACCTTTTGAAGTTCGTACAACAGTGCACTCTGATTTATTAAACAAAAGAGATATTCAGGAAATGGTGTTTTTTCTGGAAAATTTGGGATATTCAGGAAATTATTACATTCAGCATTTTATTAATGGATCCTCGACAATAGAAAAACTTGGGCATTCTTTTAAAGAATTGGAAAACCAAAATATTGGTACAGAGAAAATTAAAATTCATTTTAGAGGATAG
- a CDS encoding hemerythrin domain-containing protein: MKSTTPIKRAPELRPLSHDHHHGLLLCWKIKTGMAKNIDLQRIKKYVDWFYEIYLKTHFELEEKYVFTILEADNALIEQALKEHRTLNELFESTSDLEINLKRIEKELDSHIRFEERVLFAEIQKAATKEQLKKIEEIHSKEAFIENEDADFWS, translated from the coding sequence ATGAAATCAACTACTCCCATCAAAAGAGCTCCGGAATTAAGGCCTTTAAGCCACGACCACCATCATGGTCTGCTGCTTTGCTGGAAAATTAAAACTGGAATGGCGAAAAATATTGACCTGCAGCGCATCAAAAAATACGTCGATTGGTTTTATGAAATTTATTTAAAGACGCATTTTGAGCTGGAGGAAAAATACGTTTTCACGATCTTAGAAGCAGATAACGCGCTCATTGAGCAGGCTTTGAAAGAACACAGAACGTTAAACGAATTATTTGAAAGTACTTCAGATCTGGAAATAAATTTAAAAAGAATCGAAAAAGAGTTAGACTCTCATATCCGCTTTGAAGAGCGTGTTTTATTTGCTGAAATTCAAAAAGCAGCCACAAAGGAACAATTAAAAAAAATAGAAGAAATACATTCAAAGGAAGCTTTTATAGAAAATGAAGATGCTGATTTTTGGAGCTAA